The Streptococcus sp. DTU_2020_1001019_1_SI_AUS_MUR_006 sequence CTACGATAGAAGCAAGAGAAGTTTCAAGGACCTTGCGATCCCACGAAGTGGAGATGCTAATCCCAGGTAACTCTTTAGATGCAGAGGCAATTTGAGCGACTTGAGTATCACTTAAAGGATCTGTTTGGATATTGCCTGTTGCAAAATTTCCAACTGCATTGAGCTGACTAAAGAGATAAATAGCCTTCTTTTCATCCTCTGTATAATTAGTTTGGCTAGAGCTAACACTCTTAACAGCATTGTTATAAAGATCCGATTCAGAAAGTTGATTACCATCAGAATCAAAACGCTTATCTTTGGGTAGGGCCTCTACCGTTTTTTTATAAACTGCTGGATCAGCTAGATAATAGTCAGCAATTTGACGTTCTGTCAAATCTGGAGAGGATACCGTCACATAAGTTAATAGTTTAGCAGAAATATCCTTTAAATCAGTCGCTGTCATCTTATTGCTTCGTGTGAAAGCAACTACTTGTTTAACCGTATTTTCTACCAAAGGTTTTCCAGCTGCATCATAGATTTCTCCACGAGCAGACCCCGTTGTTACTCTAGTTTGGCTAGCAGATGCTAACTTGGCTTCATAGAAATCCTTATTTACAAATTGCATATAGAGCAAGCGACCAATGATGGTCATGAAGAGCAAAATAACGATTGCAAACAATAAATTAAGCCGAGTCGGTATCGAATGGCTATTAAATTTTCTCATACAAGGCAGTCTCATTTCTAATCAAAATCTTACTCTTCATTGTACCATAATTTGATGAGAAAATTATGGAAAAAGAAAAGACTTTTCCTTTTTATCCAAAAAACAAAGCAACTGTGGTATAATTAAAATGAGCGCTATTTTATAGATTTCATTGATAAAAATTTTAACAAATAACTACAAGGGAGGCCCATGAACAAGCAAGACATCTCTACGATTATTGATCTTCACTTTGAAGAAATGACCGATTTAGAGCAAGAGATTGCCCGCTATTTTTTGCAGGCAGATACCATTCATGATGACTTGTCTTCTCAGCAGGTCACTCAAAAACTTCATATTTCTCAGGCCGCTCTCACTCGCTTTGCCAAAAAATGTGGCTTTACGGGTTATCGAGAGTTCATTTTCAAATACCTACAACAAATTGACAACCTTTCAGTCCCTCAGCAGGATATGAACCCCTTGACTCAACGAGTCTTGAGAAGTTATACAAATATCCGTGAAATGTCTCAAGAATTGATTGATGATGACCAACTGGAGCGCATTGCCCAAATGATTGATCAATCAGAACGCGTCTATTTTTTTGGGACTGGAAGTTCTGGCCTCGTTGCACGTGAGATGAAATTGCGTTTCATGAGACTTGGAGTCGTTTGTGAGGCTTTGACAGATCCAGATGGTTTCGCCTGGACAACCAGTATCATCGATGAAAAATGTTTGGTCTTTGGCTTTTCCCTTTCAGGAACAACTCCATCCATCATTGACAGTCTACTAGACGCTCAAGATATGGGGGCTAAAACTGTTCTTTTTACTAGTACGCCTAGCAAGGAAACTCAGGAATTTACAGAAACTGTACTGGTAGCAAGCCAGAGTCAGGCTTCCTATATCCAACGCATTTCTGCCCAACTTCCTATGTTGATCTTAATTGATCTACTCTATGCTTATTTCCTAGAAATTGACCGTGAGAGTAAAGAAAAAATCTTTAACAGTTATTGGGAAAATAAAAAACTAAATGGCTATCGTAGAAATAGAAGGTCTAGATAAGCCTTCATCCCTATCAAGTAAACAAGCATATGAGTAACCAGCGATTAAAGTCGCTGGTTTTTAGTTTGCTCAAGTCCTATAACTGATGACTTATGCACATAGAACTTTACACCTGATTCTTGATATAAAAAAGCGAACAAGACCAGCTTCTGTTTATCAGAAAACTCGTTTTGCTCGCTTTTTATAATTGAGATTAGTTATTGGTTCCAATCTCTAAAGTTTGGACAGTTATTACAGCAGTTTCTTTAAACAATGCTACTATTCTGCAATAACTTCCCACGAAATCTATACTTTCTCAAAAGTGTTTCTTGAGTTTGACAGATTCTATTCGTCTTCTTTTTTCTTTCCCATTGCAGCTAAGCCAAGAAGTGCTCCTACAGCTCCCAAGCTTGCAAGGGTAGCCGTTTCTTTAGTTCCTGTCTCTGGAAGACTATGTTGACGATTTGCAGGCGCTTGATAGATATTGCCGTGTGAGCTTGCAGGAGCTACAAGAGTCTGTTCATCTTTGTATTCTGGGAGTTCATGGACAGCTGCCTCTGCTCCATTGACACCACCTGTGAACTCTGGGGCTTCTCCACGAATAGCTGCTTCTGCACCATTTACGCCACTAGTAAACTCTGGTACCTCGTTGATAGCCGCTTCTGCGCCATTGACATTACCAGTAAACTCTGGGGCTTCTCCACGAATAGCTGCTTCTGCACCATTTACGCCACCAGTAAACTCTGGTACCTCGTTGATAGCCGCTTCTGCTCCATTGACATTACCAGTAAACTCTGGATCCTCTCCACGAATAGCTGCTTCTTCACCATTTACTCCACCAGTAAATTCAGGAAGCTCATGACTAGTCGCCTCTGTTCCATTGACACCACCTGTGAACTCTGGGGCTTCATGGATTGCTGGATCTGTTTTACCTGTTTCAACTTTCTTAGTTCCAACTAGCACAATCTCATCTTGTGCTGCTTCAAGAACTTCGCGAAGTTTTACAGTACGGCTTCCATCCAATGCTACTTCGGTGATAACACGTTCTTTACCTTCACGACCTACTTGAGACACGCTAGTTTTACCTTCTGGAAGAGTTGGGTCTTCTTTCTTCACTGTCTTGAAGCCTCTTGGTTCTTCAACTACCTCAAGACTTGGTTGACTAAAGCTCAATTCTTTAACACCTTCAGCTGGCTCAGATGTTCCTTCAAAAGTACCAACTTCGATGACACGATCTTGAGCTTCTTCACGTTCAACCTTAACTGTCTTACGTGTGTCTCCATCTACTTCTACATAAGTCGTTACTTGACCTACTTTGCCCTCTGAAACAACTTGTTCC is a genomic window containing:
- a CDS encoding MurR/RpiR family transcriptional regulator yields the protein MNKQDISTIIDLHFEEMTDLEQEIARYFLQADTIHDDLSSQQVTQKLHISQAALTRFAKKCGFTGYREFIFKYLQQIDNLSVPQQDMNPLTQRVLRSYTNIREMSQELIDDDQLERIAQMIDQSERVYFFGTGSSGLVAREMKLRFMRLGVVCEALTDPDGFAWTTSIIDEKCLVFGFSLSGTTPSIIDSLLDAQDMGAKTVLFTSTPSKETQEFTETVLVASQSQASYIQRISAQLPMLILIDLLYAYFLEIDRESKEKIFNSYWENKKLNGYRRNRRSR